The DNA sequence GGCCGAGGGTGCGCCGAGTCCGTTGCCGATGCCGCTGCAGAACATCCTCGTCGCGGAGGCGCACCAGCGGATCTCGGAGGCGCAGGATCCGGAGGTCGTGGCCATGCCGGCGGGCCAGATCATCGGTTCCCTGGAGGGTGTCGTCCCGGTCGCCGAGACGATGGCCCAGATCGCGAGAGAGTACGAGGCGGCGGTGGAGCGCCTGCGCGGCACCCTGGGCTGACCACGCTGACCACCCTGGGCTGACCACCCCGGGCTGATCACCCCGGGCCCACGTCAGCGCGCGTCCGGATTTCTTTCACTGCCGCCCCCGGCGATGAACCCTCGCCCGCACCGATGCGCACGCGAGAGTTCATCGCCGGGGGCGGCTGTGTTCTGGGCGTACAGGCGCGGCCGCGGATGCCCGCGCACGCCGGGGTGGCGGTTCAGGACTGCGTGATGAACAGCAGCATCGCCGCCCAGTGGCAGGCGAACGCGATGACCGTGCAGGTGTGGAAGACCTCGTGGAAGCCGAAGACCCCGGGAACGGGGTTCGGGCGCTTGAGGCCGTAGACCACTGCCCCGCCCGTGTAGGCCACGCCGCCGGCGACCACCAGTGCGACGCCGACGAGGTTGGCCTCGACAAGGTCACCGGCGAACCACACCGCCGTCCACCCGAGGACGATGTACAGCACGACGTACAACCACCGCGGCGCCGACAGCCAGAACAGGCGGAACGCGATACCGATCAGCGCTCCCGTCCACACGATCGCCAGCAGGATCGTGCTGGCCGGGGCGTCGAGGGCGGCGACCGTCATGGGGGTGTAGGTGCCCGCGATGAGCAGGAAGATGTTCGAGTGGTCCAGCCGACGCAGCAGCGCGGTGGCCACCGGGCCCCAGGAACGGCGGTGGTACAGGGCCGAGATCCCGAAGAGCAGCGACGACGTGGCCAGGAACACCGCGCACGCCCACTTCAGCGCGGTCCCGTCCGCCAGGACGGTGAGGACCACGCCGAGGACCACGGCCACCGGCAGCGTCCCGGCGTGGATCCACCCGCGGAGCAGCGGCTTCTCGGGTAGAGCGGGAACGCCGAAGTCGTCGTCGTCCACGTCGGGCCTCGGGTGTGCAGTGGAGTTCACACGCAGAACCTACCGCCACCTCACACGGGCGTGAACGTCCTGTGACCGTCCACACGCGCCCACACACGGTCGCCGGCGGGGTCGGGGCCCAGCGCGGTGAGGTCGCGGGCGCGGAACTTGAAGCTCGCCGTGCGCGGCAGCTCCGCGGTCACCCGCAACAGTGACGGCCACTGCTTGGGGCCCAGGTCGGACTGCGCGGCGAGGAACTGCCCCATGCCGGCCGCCACCTCGGCCGGGTCCGCCCCGTCCCGCAGCACGACCGCCGCGGCGACGGCGTCGCCGATCGTGCCCGGGGCGCGCACCTCGCCCGCCGGCACGGCGTACACGCCCACCTCGACCAGATCGGGATGGCGTCGCAGGACGCGTTCGACCGGCGCGGCGGCCAGGTTCTCCCCGTCGACCCGCATCCAGCCACCGGATCGGCCCGCGAAATACACCCACCCGTCGTCGTCGACATAGGCCAGATCTCCGGAATGGAACCGCCCGCCGCGCAAGCGTTCGGCGTCGGCGTCCGGGTCGCCCCAGTAGCCGGCGAACAGGCCGGGTCCGTCGGCGACCAGCTCGCCGACGGCGTCGGCGGCGTTGAGCAGTACGCCCGCCTCGTCGAACCGGGCACGGGGGCACGGTGCACCGGACTCCGGGTCGACGATCGACACTCCGGCGGGCAGCGGGCCGAGCGCGGCGTCGGGAGTGTCCGGTGTGCGGGACACCGAGACCCCGCCCTCGCTCGAGCCGAACCCGTCGACCACGGTCACGCCGAAGCGCCGGGCGAACTCGTGGCGCACCTCCGCCGGCGCCTCGTTGCCGTAGACCACGCGCATGGGGTTGTCCGCGTCGTCGGGCTTCTCCGGTGTGGCGAGGATGTAGGACAGCGGCGCACCGACGTAGTTGGCGAAAGTGCATCCGTGGCGACGGACGTCGTCGAGCCAGTTGGAGGCGGAGAACCGGCGGCGCAGCGCGATCGAGCAGCCCGTGAACAGGGCGATCGGCCATGCCACCATGACCGCGTTGGAGTGGAACAGCGGCATGGCGCTGTACACGCAGTCGTCCGGGCCGATCCCGAACCTGTCGGCCAGCATGCGACCGGGAACGGAGATCTTGGACTGGGTGATCCGCACCGCCTTGGGATCGCCACTGGTGCCCGAGGTGAAGACCAGGGCGACCAGGTCGTCGGGCCCCGCAGGAGCCCCGGAGAGGTCCGGGTGCGCGGCGTCGGCGTGCCGCGCGAGCAGGTCGGCCCACTGCGGGGAGTCCACCGAGATCACCGGGATGTCGATCGTCAGACCGTCGAGCAACCCGGCGTGGTCGGTGTCGGTGAGGATCAGTGCGCAGTCGGCGAGCGCGGCGTCCCGGGCCAGGGCCGCGCCGCGGCGGGTGGGGTTGAGCCCGGCCACGACGATCTCCGAGCACGCGGCCGCACCGAGCAGGTGGAGATACTCGGGCGTGCCGGCCAGGAGCAGCCCGACGTGGGGCGGAGACGCCGATGCCGGCGACGCCGACGACGATGAGGACGACGACGAGCCGAGCAGCTCCCGCAGCGCCGCGATCCGCACGGCCGACGCACCGACCGCCTGCGACCAGGGCGTCAGGTCGCCGTCGGACCAGATGCCCCGGTCCCGCACGTCGCGCAGGGCGTACACCGCCTCGGCGACCGAGGCGTACGGCCCGGCGGCGACGTCCGCGATGGTCCGGACGGGCGCGTTCACGCCGAGTACTCCCAGGGGTCACCCTGCTCGGCGAGCACCGCACCCAGGTCGATCAGCTGCCGGGTGGCCCCGCCCAGGCGGAACTCCCCGGCCTTGGCGGCGAGGAAGTAGCGGTGGGCGGGCTCGGAGCGGTCCAGCCCCACGCCCCCGTGGACGTGGACCGCGGTGTGGGCGAGGCGGTGCCCGGCGTCGCAGGCCCAGAAATGGGCGGAGGCCACTGCGGCGTGGGCGGGGGCACCGGGCTCTCCGCTACACGCGTCGAGTTCGTAGGCCGCGCGCAGAGTACTCAGCCGGACGGCGTCGACGTCGATCGAGCCGTCGGCCAGCCTCGCGGCGACGGCCTGGAAGGACCCGATGGGCCGACCGAACTGGTGGCGGGTGCTCGCGTACGCGGCGGTGCGCTCCAGCGCGGCCTCGATCACGCCCCACTGGTAGGCCGCCAGGTGGACGCGGCGGCGCAGGGCGTCGACCTCGAGTACCGCGCCCGGCACGGTGGTGGGCTCGGCCTCGGCGCCGGACACCAGGCCCGCGCAGGAGAAGTCGACCGGGACGGTCCTCTCGACCGAGACGGAGGTCCGGTCGGACACCCTGATGCCGTCCGGCGTGGCCTGCACGATCACGTCGGCGATCGGCGCCCAGTCGACCTCGGGAGCGTCACCGTCGCCCACCGCGGCGATCTCGCGCCCCTCGGCCACGGCCCCGGCCCTCGCGGAGAGACCGGCGGCCTCGAGCAGGACGGTGGCGCGGATCGCGGGGGACAGGGGGACAGGGGCCAGGACCCGGCCCAGCTCGCGCAGGACCAGGGCCTCGCCGACCACGCCCAGGCCGGCGCCGCCGAGCGACTCCGGGGCGAGGGCGGCGGGCACGCCCGCGCGGACCAGCTCGTCCCAGTAGCGGGAATGGAACCGTGCGGTCGCGTGGTCTGCTCCGCCGTCGGCCTCGGTCCCGGGGCCGAAGCGGGCGTCGAGCTCGCGCAGGGAGTCGTCGGTGACCAGTTGCTCGCCCATGGTGCGGACGAGCGTGGAGAGCTCACGGGTGGTGTCGTCGATGTGGAAATCCATGTCAGCTGTCCTTCCGGGCAGAGGACGGAGTGGGGGCGATCCGCGGCGCCGGTGGCAACCCGAGTCCGGCGGCGGCGATGATGTCGCGCTGGACCTCGTTGGTGCCTCCGCCGAAGGTGAGGATGAGGGCCGAACGATGCAGCTTCTCGATGCGCCCGTGGAGGACGGCGGTGGGGGAGTGGGAGCGTTGGAACCCGGCGGAGCCCAGCACCTCCATGAGGAGCCGGTACGCCTCGCACGCGGTCTCGGTGCCGTACACCTTGGTCGCCGACGCGGCGATGCGGGTGGGCGTGGTGGAGTCGGCGGAGACGATCTCCCAGTTGCGCAGCGCCAGGTACTCGGCCATCGCGTGGACGCGGGCCAGGTGGGTGCGCACCCACTCGTTGTCGATCACGTCCCCGCCGCCGGGCAGGCCGACGTCGGCCGCACGCGTGGTGCGCGCCCACTCCAGGACCTGCCGGAGCGAGGCCTGGAGTGGACCGGCGGCCGTGAGGGCGACCCGCTCGTGGTTGAGCTGGTTGGTCATGAGCGGCCACCCGCCGTGTTCGGGCCCGACCAGGTTGGAGGCGGGCACCACCACGTCCTGGTAGTAGGTGGCGCTGGTGTCCGGGCCCGCCATCGTGTGGACGGGAGTCCACGAGAACCCCTCGGCGTCGGTGGGCACCATGATCATCGAGATGCCCTTGTGTCGCTTGGCGTCCGGATCGGTGCGTGCGGCCAGCCAGATCCAGTCCGCGTAGGCCACGAGGGACGTCCACATCTTCTGCCCGTTGATGCGGTACACCTCCCGGCCCGCGTGCTCCCCGGTCCCGGCCTCGCGCACGGCCCGGGTCTTCAGGGAGGCGAGGTCCGTGCCCGATTCCGGCTCGGAGTAGCCGATGCCGAAGTGCAGCTCGCCGCGGCTGATCCGGGGCAGGAAGTAGCTCTTCTGCTCCTCGGACCCGAAGGCCATGATCGTCGGCGCGACCGAGTTGATGGTGAGGAAGGGCACCGGGACCCCGGCGATCGCGGCCTCGTCGGTGAAGATCAACTGCTCCACCATCGGGCGGTTCCGACCGCCGAACTCCTCCGGCCATCCGATCGTCAGCCAGCCGTCGCGGCCCATCTCGGCGACGATCTCACGGTAGGCGTTGCCGTGGCCGTATTCGCCGGTCGTGGAGGTGAAGGCCTCTCGGCGCTCGGGGGTCATCAGGGCGGAGAAGTACTCGCGCAACTCCCCGCGCAGCCGTTGCTGGTCTGTGGTGTAGGTGATGTCCATATGCCCTAAGCTCATCTCGAGTGGAACACGTTCTAGTGTCGTGTCTCACATAGTATCGAATCATGCTCGCGGCCACAGTGGTCGCGGGCCCGGCCAAGGAGGACGGGTATGAGGATTGACGTGGATCCCGACCGCTGCGAGGGGCAGGCCGTGTGTGTCGGGCTCGCCCCGAAGGTCTTCGAGTTGAACGACGACGACGAGGTGGTGCGGGTGATCGTCGACGAGGTCCCCGAGGAACTGCAGAAGCGCGCGCTCAAGGCTGTCGAGAAGTGCCCGATGGCGGCGCTCAAGGTCGCGGAGTGACGCCCGGGCAGGGCCGGAAGGACCTCGGGGCGGATCTCTCGCTCGACGGCCGGGTGGCGGTCGTCACCGGGTCCGGCTCCGGGCTGGGCGCCGCGGAAGCCGTGGAGTTGGCGCGCTCGGGTGCGGCCGCGGTCGTCATCAACGACATCCGGTCCGGCGAGGCCACGGACGCCGTGATCGGCGACATCGAGGCGGCGGGCGCCAAGGCCGCCCTGGTGGTCGGGGACGTCTCCGAACGGGAGACCGCCGACGCGATGGTGGCCGAGGCCGTGCGACTCGGCGGCCTGCACGTGGTGGTCAACAACGCCGGCATCACCCGGGACAAGATGCTGTTCAACATGGAGGACGACGACTTCGACGCGGTGATCAGGGTGCACCTGCGCGGGCATTTCCTGCTCACCCGCAACGCCGCGGCCCACTGGCGGGGCGAGAGCAAGAAGTCCGACTCCCCGGTGTACGGGCGGCTGATCAACACCTCGTCCGAGGCGGGACTCTTCGGCCCGCCCGGGCAGGCGAACTACGGCGCGGCCAAGGCCGCCATCACCGCGCTCACCCTCTCGGCCTCACGTGTGCTCTCCCGGATCGGCTGTACGGCCAACGCCATCGCTCCCCGGGGACGCACGGGGATGACCGAGGGCGTCTTCGAGGACTGGGACGAGTCGAAGGGGCCCGACCCGCTGTCGCCGGACCGGGTGGCGGACCTGGTGTCGTACCTCGCGTCGCCCGCCGCGGCCGGTGTCAGCGGTCAGCTGTTCGTGGTATACGGCGGCATGGTGGCGTTGGTGGACGCCCCGGTGGTGGAGAAGCGGTTCGACGCCGAGGGCGGTGTGTGGGACCGCCGGGAGTTCGCCGACGCGGTCTCCGGCCACTGGTCAGGGCGGCCCGAGGGCAAGTCCTTCTCCGCCTCGGAGATCATGACCCTCTGACCTGAACCGATGCGGTCCCCGCGGCGTTTGCTGAGAGACGCGCGGGGACCGCTTTCGTTGTGTCGGGGCGTGTTAGATTCCCGGCACACGCGCAGGGGCACCGTTCGGGGGTGATTGGTAGGCCTTGCTAATGAGAACGTGTTCTAGCTACTATGTAATCTAGGTCACGCCGAACCGGTCACTTGTTCAGTTCGGTGCGACCGGGGGATGAGAGAAGACAGGAGGGGGGCGATATGGCGAGAGTTCTCGATGCGCCGCTCAAGGGAGTCGGCGATTTCGTCGCCATGAGCCTCGACACGTTCGTGTCCTTCCCGTCGATCGTGCGGCAGGGCCGGGAGTTCGTCGAACAGTCCTGGTTCATCGCCCGGGTCTCCATGATGGCCACCATCCTGGTGGCGATCCCGTTCACCGTCCTGGTGAGCTTCACGCTCAACATCCTGCTCCGCGAGATCGGTGCGGCCGATCTTTCGGGGGCGGGGGCCGCGCTCGGCGCCGTCACCCAGGTCGGTCCCATGGTCACGGTCCTCATCGTGGCGGGGGCCGGGGCCACCGCCATCTGCGCGGACCTCGGGGCCCGCACCATCCGCGAGGAGATCGACGCGATGGAGGTCCTCGGGATCGACCCGGTCAAGCGCCTGGTCGTCCCCCGGGTCGCCGCGTCCACCTTCGTGGCGCTGCTGCTCAATGGCCTGGTGTGCACGATCGGCATCCTCGGTGGTTTCCTCTTCTCGGTTCTCCTGCAGGGCGTCAACCCGGGCGCCTTTGTAGACGGGATCACCCTGCTCACGGGCCTGGGTGAGCTCATCCTGGCGCAGATCAAGGCCGGGATGTTCGGGATGCTCGCCGGCCTGGTGGCCTGCTACAAGGGCCTCTACGTCCGGGGCGGGCCGAAAGAGGTGGGCAGCGCTGTGAACGAGACCGTCGTCTTCGCCTTCATGGCCCTGTTCGTCGTCAACACCGTGCTCACGGCGGTCGGCGTCAAGGTCCTGGGGGCGTGAGGTGACCGTCATTGAGACCACCCGGTTCCCGCGCCTCGCGCGGGCCCGGCACCACACCGTCGGCAGGGCCGACGACTTCGGCGGCATCGCCCTGTTCTTCTGGCGAGCACTGCTGGCCACGCCGCGGGCGCTCACCCAGTACCCGAAGGAGACGCTGCGTCTGATCGCCGAGATCGCCATGGGAACGGGTGCGCTGGCGATGATCGGCGGCACAGTGGTGATCGTCGGCTTCCTCACCCTCGCCACCGGCGGCGTGATCGCGGTCCAGGGCTTCTCCTCGCTCACCGACGTCGGGGTCGAAGCGCTCACCGGCTTCTTCGCGGCGTTCATCAACGTCCGTATCGCCGCCCCCGTGATCGCTGGCATCGGGTTGGCCGCCACCATCGGTGCCGGCGCGACGGCCCAGCTCGGGGCGATGCGGGTGTCCGAGGAGATCGACGCGCTGGAGGTCATGGCGATCGACTCGATCACCTACCTGGTCTCCACCCGGATCGTCGCCGGGATGATCGCCGTGGTGCCGTTGTACTCGCTCGCCGTCATCGCCTCGTTCGTGGCGAGCCGGTTCGCGACCGTCCAGATCTATGGTCAGTCCGGTGGCGTGTACGACCATTACTTCTCGACGTTCCTCATCCCCACGGACATCCTGTGGTCCTTCGTCCAGGCCATAGCGATGGCCATCACGATCATGCTCATCCACACCTACTACGGCTACAACGCCGCCGGCGGTCCCGCCGGCGTCGGCTCGGCCGTGGGCAACGCCGTCCGCACCTCGCTCATCGCGGTGGTGACCGTGACCCTTCTCGTCTCCCTCGCGATCTACGGCGGAGACGGCAACTTCAACCTGTCGGGATAGGAGGCGGACGTGGCGAGAACTGTGAGTCAGAGCGATACGGTGCCCAAGCGCATCGCGGCGACGGTGCTGGCGCTCTTCATCGTCGTGGTGATCGCGCTCTCCCTCCTGATGTTCGCGAGGGTCTTCGACAGTCGGGTGCCGTTGACCGTCCGCAGTGATCGCGCCGGTCTGGTCATGGAGGCCGACGCCAAGGTGCGCGCCCGCGGTGTGGAGATCGGCAACGTCAAGGACATCCGCCAGGAGTTCGGCGGGGCGACGATCGAGATCGAGGTCGATCCCGCGGCGCTGGAGGCCATCCCCGCCAACTCCCCGGTGACGATCGGATCCAACACGGTGTTCGGTGCGAAGTCCGTCGACTTCGAGTCCCCGATGCGGCCGGACCCGACGCCGCTGGCCGCGGGCACTGTCGTCGAGGCGTCCAATGTCACCGCCGAGGTCAACACACTGTTCCAGGACCTCACCGACCTGCTCATCGCGATCGAGCCGGAGAAGCTCAACGCCACCCTCGGCGCGGTCTCTGGGGCGGTCGACGGGCGCGGTGAACAGGTGGGGCGCACGATCACCGACTTGGGCGACTACCTGCAGGAGATCAACCCGCAGATCGACACCCTCCAGAGGGACCTGGCCAAGGGGTCGCGGGTGGCCAACCTCTACGCCGACGTCACCCCCGACATCATGCGCCTGCTCGACTCCGGCACCGATGTCGGCGCCAACGTCGTCAGCAACCAGGCGCGGTTCGAACAATTGCTGGTCTCTGCGATCGGCACGGGCGAGACCGGCAAGCGCCTGCTGTCCGAGAACGGCAACGAGTTGGTCAAGATGCTCTCGGACCTGCGTGCCTCGACCAGCCTGCTCGCGGAGTACCACCCCATGCTCACCTGTCTGATCGTGGGCCTGAACCAGGGCGTCGAGGGCGCCACGTCAGCCTTCGGCGGCGAGGACCAGCCCGGCCTGGTATTCAAGTCGGGGTGGCAGCAGGGGGCGCGAGCGTACGAGTACCCCAAGGACCTGCCGAAGGTCAACGCCAGCACCGGACCCAACTGCTACGGCCTCCCGTTCCCCGACCCGAACGTCCACGCCCCGTTCGTCGTGACCGACACGGGCTCCAACCCCGTGGAGGGCATGCCCGACGTGTTCACCTCTCGCCCCGCCCCGCTATTCGGCCCGTTGCGGCCCACCGAGCCCGGTCGTCCCGCGCCCCCGACGCTGCTGCAGGTCATGCTCGGCATGGACGGGGAGACCCCGTGACCGCCGGGCGCTCGGCAGCGCGAAACGCCCGTCTTACCCTGATCAAGCTGGCGATCTTCACCACGGTGATGGTGCTGGTCCTGGCCGGTCTGGTCATGGTCTTCAGCGAGTACCGCTCCGGCGCGTCCGAGAAGTTTAATGCCGTGTTCACCGACGTCTCGGGGCTGGAGTCCGGGGACAAGGTGCGCATCGCGGGAGTGGAGGTGGGCCGCGTCGACCGGATCGCACTGGCGGACGGGAACACAGCCGCGGTCCGGTTCTCCGTGGCCGGGAACCAGGTCGTGCACGCCAGCACCGAGGCGATGGTGCGGTACGAGAACCTGACCGGGGACCGCTATCTGGAACTCAACCGGGGGGAGGGGGATCAGTCTCCGCTCGAGGCGGGCGGGACGCTGCCGATCTCGCAGACCTCCCCGGCCCTGGATCTCGATGCCTTGCTCGGCGGGTTCCGTCCGCTGTTCCGCGCGTTGGACCCCGGCCAGGTCAACCAACTGTCGGAGTCGATCGTCAAGGTGTTCCAGGGTGAGGCCGGCACCGTGCAGGACCTGCTCGCCTCGACATCGTCCCTCACACAGACACTTGCAGACAGGGACCAACTCATCGGGGACGTGATCACCAACCTCAACGGCGTTCTCACCACCGTGTCGGACAACCAGTCCAACGTCGATTCGATCGTCGACGACCTCCAGCAGCTCGTCTCCGGTCTGTCCGCGAACGCCGAGCCGATAGGCGAGTCCGTCGAACGCCTCAACGACGCCAGCGCCAACATGACCACACTCCTGTCCGACGTCCGCCCGGCCCTGCGCGAGGACGTCGCCCAGATCGACCGGGTGGCGACGCTCATCAACGAGGACGAGCCGTTCGTCGAGAACGTGATCAACCGGCTCCCGTCCGACTTCGAGAAGATGGGGCGCTTGGGCGTGTACGGCAGCTTCTTCCAGTTCTATCTCTGCGGTGTGATCGTGCAGGTCACCAACCCCGTGACCGGTAGGGGCGTGTACCTGCCCCAGTACGAGCAGACGACGGGACGGTGTGCGTTCCCCGATGAGTGACACAATAGACGGGACCCCGCCGAAGGCGCCCCGAGGACAGCTCCGCTTCCGCGACCGCGACCCCAAGACGATCGGTGTCTGGGGAGCCGTGGGGGCCGTGGCGTTGATGGCGATCTCGCTCAACTACGACCGGATCCCGTATGTCAACGGGATGCGCGGCGCGACCGCGTACGTGGCCGACGCCGCCGGGCTCAACACCGGTGACGAGGTGCAGGTGGCCGGGATGAGGGTCGGCTCGGTGCGGAAGATCGAGCTCGACGGGGACAGGGTCAGGGTCCGCTTCGACATCGACACCGGCGTCGCGCTCGGCACGGACACCTCCGCCCAGGTCAAGACGGACTCGATCCTGGGCCGGCGCGCGCTCGGTGTCTTCTCCGACGGTCGGGGTGAACTCCCCGACAACACCATCCCGCTCGAGCGGACCTCGGTCCCGTACTCGCTCACCGCCGCGCTCGGAGACCTCAGCGACACGGTCGAGGCGATGGACACGGACAAGGTCGACGAGGCGCTGACCGTGCTCGCCGAGACAATGGAGGGGTCCTCGCCCGAGATCCGCGGCGCGTTGGACGGGATTACCAGGCTCTCGCGCTCTCTCAACGAGCGCGACGAGGGCGTCCGGCAGCTCCTCGACAAGGCCGCGGGGACCACCGACATCCTCGGGCGGCGAAGTGACCAGATCAACCAGCTCATGGTGGACGGCAACGTGCTGTTCACCCAGCTCGACCTCCGGCGAAGGGCCCTCAGCGAGTTGATCGTCAACATCGACGAACTCGCCCGGCAGCTCTCGGGGGTGGTCCAGGACAACGAGGCACAGCTCGGACCCGCCCTTGACAAGTTGGAGCAGGTGTCGGATCTGTTGATCCGCAACA is a window from the Dietzia sp. JS16-p6b genome containing:
- a CDS encoding hemolysin III family protein → MNSTAHPRPDVDDDDFGVPALPEKPLLRGWIHAGTLPVAVVLGVVLTVLADGTALKWACAVFLATSSLLFGISALYHRRSWGPVATALLRRLDHSNIFLLIAGTYTPMTVAALDAPASTILLAIVWTGALIGIAFRLFWLSAPRWLYVVLYIVLGWTAVWFAGDLVEANLVGVALVVAGGVAYTGGAVVYGLKRPNPVPGVFGFHEVFHTCTVIAFACHWAAMLLFITQS
- a CDS encoding AMP-binding protein, with amino-acid sequence MNAPVRTIADVAAGPYASVAEAVYALRDVRDRGIWSDGDLTPWSQAVGASAVRIAALRELLGSSSSSSSSASPASASPPHVGLLLAGTPEYLHLLGAAACSEIVVAGLNPTRRGAALARDAALADCALILTDTDHAGLLDGLTIDIPVISVDSPQWADLLARHADAAHPDLSGAPAGPDDLVALVFTSGTSGDPKAVRITQSKISVPGRMLADRFGIGPDDCVYSAMPLFHSNAVMVAWPIALFTGCSIALRRRFSASNWLDDVRRHGCTFANYVGAPLSYILATPEKPDDADNPMRVVYGNEAPAEVRHEFARRFGVTVVDGFGSSEGGVSVSRTPDTPDAALGPLPAGVSIVDPESGAPCPRARFDEAGVLLNAADAVGELVADGPGLFAGYWGDPDADAERLRGGRFHSGDLAYVDDDGWVYFAGRSGGWMRVDGENLAAAPVERVLRRHPDLVEVGVYAVPAGEVRAPGTIGDAVAAAVVLRDGADPAEVAAGMGQFLAAQSDLGPKQWPSLLRVTAELPRTASFKFRARDLTALGPDPAGDRVWARVDGHRTFTPV
- a CDS encoding acyl-CoA dehydrogenase, translated to MDFHIDDTTRELSTLVRTMGEQLVTDDSLRELDARFGPGTEADGGADHATARFHSRYWDELVRAGVPAALAPESLGGAGLGVVGEALVLRELGRVLAPVPLSPAIRATVLLEAAGLSARAGAVAEGREIAAVGDGDAPEVDWAPIADVIVQATPDGIRVSDRTSVSVERTVPVDFSCAGLVSGAEAEPTTVPGAVLEVDALRRRVHLAAYQWGVIEAALERTAAYASTRHQFGRPIGSFQAVAARLADGSIDVDAVRLSTLRAAYELDACSGEPGAPAHAAVASAHFWACDAGHRLAHTAVHVHGGVGLDRSEPAHRYFLAAKAGEFRLGGATRQLIDLGAVLAEQGDPWEYSA
- a CDS encoding acyl-CoA dehydrogenase family protein, which gives rise to MDITYTTDQQRLRGELREYFSALMTPERREAFTSTTGEYGHGNAYREIVAEMGRDGWLTIGWPEEFGGRNRPMVEQLIFTDEAAIAGVPVPFLTINSVAPTIMAFGSEEQKSYFLPRISRGELHFGIGYSEPESGTDLASLKTRAVREAGTGEHAGREVYRINGQKMWTSLVAYADWIWLAARTDPDAKRHKGISMIMVPTDAEGFSWTPVHTMAGPDTSATYYQDVVVPASNLVGPEHGGWPLMTNQLNHERVALTAAGPLQASLRQVLEWARTTRAADVGLPGGGDVIDNEWVRTHLARVHAMAEYLALRNWEIVSADSTTPTRIAASATKVYGTETACEAYRLLMEVLGSAGFQRSHSPTAVLHGRIEKLHRSALILTFGGGTNEVQRDIIAAAGLGLPPAPRIAPTPSSARKDS
- a CDS encoding ferredoxin → MRIDVDPDRCEGQAVCVGLAPKVFELNDDDEVVRVIVDEVPEELQKRALKAVEKCPMAALKVAE
- a CDS encoding 3-oxoacyl-ACP reductase, encoding MTPGQGRKDLGADLSLDGRVAVVTGSGSGLGAAEAVELARSGAAAVVINDIRSGEATDAVIGDIEAAGAKAALVVGDVSERETADAMVAEAVRLGGLHVVVNNAGITRDKMLFNMEDDDFDAVIRVHLRGHFLLTRNAAAHWRGESKKSDSPVYGRLINTSSEAGLFGPPGQANYGAAKAAITALTLSASRVLSRIGCTANAIAPRGRTGMTEGVFEDWDESKGPDPLSPDRVADLVSYLASPAAAGVSGQLFVVYGGMVALVDAPVVEKRFDAEGGVWDRREFADAVSGHWSGRPEGKSFSASEIMTL
- a CDS encoding ABC transporter permease; the protein is MARVLDAPLKGVGDFVAMSLDTFVSFPSIVRQGREFVEQSWFIARVSMMATILVAIPFTVLVSFTLNILLREIGAADLSGAGAALGAVTQVGPMVTVLIVAGAGATAICADLGARTIREEIDAMEVLGIDPVKRLVVPRVAASTFVALLLNGLVCTIGILGGFLFSVLLQGVNPGAFVDGITLLTGLGELILAQIKAGMFGMLAGLVACYKGLYVRGGPKEVGSAVNETVVFAFMALFVVNTVLTAVGVKVLGA
- a CDS encoding MlaE family ABC transporter permease; translation: METTRFPRLARARHHTVGRADDFGGIALFFWRALLATPRALTQYPKETLRLIAEIAMGTGALAMIGGTVVIVGFLTLATGGVIAVQGFSSLTDVGVEALTGFFAAFINVRIAAPVIAGIGLAATIGAGATAQLGAMRVSEEIDALEVMAIDSITYLVSTRIVAGMIAVVPLYSLAVIASFVASRFATVQIYGQSGGVYDHYFSTFLIPTDILWSFVQAIAMAITIMLIHTYYGYNAAGGPAGVGSAVGNAVRTSLIAVVTVTLLVSLAIYGGDGNFNLSG
- a CDS encoding MCE family protein; its protein translation is MSQSDTVPKRIAATVLALFIVVVIALSLLMFARVFDSRVPLTVRSDRAGLVMEADAKVRARGVEIGNVKDIRQEFGGATIEIEVDPAALEAIPANSPVTIGSNTVFGAKSVDFESPMRPDPTPLAAGTVVEASNVTAEVNTLFQDLTDLLIAIEPEKLNATLGAVSGAVDGRGEQVGRTITDLGDYLQEINPQIDTLQRDLAKGSRVANLYADVTPDIMRLLDSGTDVGANVVSNQARFEQLLVSAIGTGETGKRLLSENGNELVKMLSDLRASTSLLAEYHPMLTCLIVGLNQGVEGATSAFGGEDQPGLVFKSGWQQGARAYEYPKDLPKVNASTGPNCYGLPFPDPNVHAPFVVTDTGSNPVEGMPDVFTSRPAPLFGPLRPTEPGRPAPPTLLQVMLGMDGETP
- a CDS encoding MCE family protein encodes the protein MTAGRSAARNARLTLIKLAIFTTVMVLVLAGLVMVFSEYRSGASEKFNAVFTDVSGLESGDKVRIAGVEVGRVDRIALADGNTAAVRFSVAGNQVVHASTEAMVRYENLTGDRYLELNRGEGDQSPLEAGGTLPISQTSPALDLDALLGGFRPLFRALDPGQVNQLSESIVKVFQGEAGTVQDLLASTSSLTQTLADRDQLIGDVITNLNGVLTTVSDNQSNVDSIVDDLQQLVSGLSANAEPIGESVERLNDASANMTTLLSDVRPALREDVAQIDRVATLINEDEPFVENVINRLPSDFEKMGRLGVYGSFFQFYLCGVIVQVTNPVTGRGVYLPQYEQTTGRCAFPDE
- a CDS encoding MCE family protein, with amino-acid sequence MSDTIDGTPPKAPRGQLRFRDRDPKTIGVWGAVGAVALMAISLNYDRIPYVNGMRGATAYVADAAGLNTGDEVQVAGMRVGSVRKIELDGDRVRVRFDIDTGVALGTDTSAQVKTDSILGRRALGVFSDGRGELPDNTIPLERTSVPYSLTAALGDLSDTVEAMDTDKVDEALTVLAETMEGSSPEIRGALDGITRLSRSLNERDEGVRQLLDKAAGTTDILGRRSDQINQLMVDGNVLFTQLDLRRRALSELIVNIDELARQLSGVVQDNEAQLGPALDKLEQVSDLLIRNKEDIDLGLRRIVPFSTALSEAVASGPWFNAYVSNLSIGHYQQTILRDLMPLIDDRVQPEPGLVREPTMPAVPGLTLMDEHPGWGEKRLPR